One stretch of Streptomyces hygroscopicus DNA includes these proteins:
- a CDS encoding ErfK/YbiS/YcfS/YnhG family protein produces MLTHSSPPAAPHDSRKRSSVLLSVRSLRTLSTLTVPALAVALLAGCQSASKTASVDPADAKPARITITPSSDTAAIAPDATVKVTASHGTLTKVRVVPDGAGSQAATVTGALSHSKSSWRSTRTMTPGTTYTVEATATNAAGKSAVQHSTFRTRAAQQANGVTVTPTKGSTVGIGQPVSLAFDHPVQNKAAVERTLSISTSPKTEGSWGWTKDPLTGIERVDWRPKTYWHKDTKVTLRAHLSGVNTGDSRYLRRDVSTTFTIGTPRISKVDIKNHTMTVYEDGQKQKTIPISAGQPSYPTWNGTMVVLDKAPMVNMTSESVGIADPYNKDVPWAVHLTTSGTYAHAAPWNEGLGYFGQTNMSHGCVGMSLADGKWFYNRATRGDIVEITGSTRATVSTGNGFGDWNLPYPSWQKLSALR; encoded by the coding sequence TTGCTGACCCACTCCTCCCCTCCCGCCGCCCCTCACGACTCCCGCAAGAGGTCCTCTGTGCTGCTCTCCGTCCGTTCCCTGCGCACCCTCAGCACCCTTACAGTGCCCGCCCTCGCCGTCGCCCTGCTCGCCGGCTGCCAGTCGGCGTCGAAAACCGCCTCGGTGGACCCGGCCGACGCCAAGCCCGCCCGGATCACGATCACCCCAAGCAGCGACACGGCGGCGATAGCCCCCGACGCCACGGTCAAGGTGACCGCCTCCCACGGCACCCTCACCAAGGTCCGCGTCGTCCCCGACGGCGCCGGTTCCCAGGCCGCCACGGTGACCGGCGCCCTCTCCCACTCCAAGAGCAGCTGGCGCTCCACCCGCACCATGACCCCGGGTACGACCTACACCGTCGAGGCCACGGCCACCAACGCCGCCGGCAAGTCCGCCGTCCAGCACTCCACCTTCCGCACCCGCGCCGCCCAGCAGGCCAACGGCGTCACGGTCACCCCGACCAAGGGCTCCACCGTCGGCATAGGCCAGCCGGTCTCCCTGGCCTTCGACCACCCGGTGCAGAACAAGGCAGCGGTGGAACGCACCCTCTCCATCTCCACCAGCCCCAAGACCGAAGGCTCCTGGGGCTGGACCAAGGACCCCCTCACCGGCATCGAGCGCGTCGACTGGCGCCCCAAGACCTACTGGCACAAGGACACCAAGGTCACCCTCCGAGCCCACCTCAGCGGCGTGAACACCGGCGACTCCCGCTACCTCCGCCGCGATGTCTCCACGACCTTCACCATCGGCACGCCCCGGATCTCCAAGGTCGACATCAAGAACCACACGATGACCGTCTACGAGGACGGCCAGAAGCAGAAGACCATCCCCATATCCGCCGGCCAGCCCTCCTACCCCACCTGGAACGGCACCATGGTCGTCCTCGACAAGGCCCCCATGGTCAATATGACCAGCGAGTCCGTCGGCATAGCGGACCCCTACAACAAGGACGTCCCCTGGGCGGTCCACCTCACCACCTCGGGCACCTACGCCCACGCCGCCCCCTGGAACGAGGGCCTCGGCTACTTCGGCCAGACCAACATGAGCCACGGCTGCGTCGGCATGTCCCTCGCCGACGGCAAGTGGTTCTACAACCGCGCCACCCGAGGCGACATCGTCGAGATAACCGGCTCCACCCGCGCCACGGTCTCCACGGGCAACGGCTTCGGCGACTGGAACCTCCCCTACCCGTCCTGGCAAAAGCTCAGCGCTCTGCGCTGA
- a CDS encoding RNA polymerase sigma24 factor, producing the protein MSEPSSSSTPSDFDQFYTATAKRLVAAVYAATGDLAEAEDAVQEAYARAWQRWDRLTAEGDPTPWVRTVALRLAVSSWRRARNRMRAHFRHGPPPDLPDLAPDRVALIHALRGLKPEQRTAVVLHHLLDLPIEQVARETGVSSGAVRTRLSRARKALGSHLADADAGTVANANANAEAPAPHPPTCHPKGVPSHG; encoded by the coding sequence ATGTCAGAACCATCATCTTCATCCACACCATCCGATTTCGACCAGTTCTATACGGCTACGGCGAAGCGGCTCGTGGCCGCGGTCTATGCGGCGACGGGCGATCTCGCCGAGGCCGAGGACGCGGTGCAGGAGGCGTATGCCCGGGCGTGGCAGCGCTGGGACCGGCTGACCGCCGAGGGCGACCCCACGCCCTGGGTCCGCACCGTCGCCCTGCGCCTCGCCGTCAGCTCCTGGCGCCGCGCCCGTAACCGCATGCGGGCCCACTTCCGCCATGGCCCGCCCCCCGATCTGCCCGATCTCGCCCCGGATCGGGTGGCGCTGATCCATGCCCTGCGCGGGCTGAAGCCCGAGCAGCGTACGGCCGTGGTCCTGCACCACCTTCTCGATCTGCCCATTGAGCAGGTGGCCCGGGAGACGGGCGTCTCCTCGGGCGCCGTGCGCACCCGGCTGAGCCGCGCCCGCAAGGCCCTCGGCTCCCATCTCGCCGACGCCGATGCCGGCACCGTCGCCAACGCCAACGCCAACGCCGAGGCACCGGCGCCCCATCCGCCCACCTGCCACCCGAAGGGGGTGCCCTCCCATGGCTGA
- a CDS encoding membrane protein, producing MHQSPPPQEPPEPPVTPPHGAPYGAPHQAPPGAPHEAPHGAPYEAPQGGPNAAPQGGPYEATHSGPYEATHGTPQGTPQGAAPHGTGTPYGAPYGDQHPWFGTGAAPAGWPHPPRQGLWGPGGRLARVWHNKALRATALTGLLSLSGLIILALVREQTGTKGFLVGLGLAVLPVPLIIAVFRWLDRVDPKPWRNLVFAFAWGACAATLVALIANGFATEWLMTTVDSSSPTGQADADAWGATFIAPFVEESAKAAAVLLLFLFRRRDFNGLVDGVVVAGITATGFAFTENILYLGSAFVSDQTLGYSGIRSTTAATFFIRAVMSPFAHPLFTAMTGVGFGIAAAAARHQRVRRVLIPIAMLLTAMVLHGVWNGSATLGGYGFLIVYALFMVPMFGLLTWLTLWSRSKELRTIREQLATYQAAGWLTPPEPLALSSMRARGIARDLARRTHGVAAARAVGEYTAFATSLAFLRRRAYRGTAGPDFTTHEKELLDRLWERRETAQPALAHAALSVPLPRPRRAPRPAPGTMPAPFWPTGPYGGGYAYDHGTGQGYGYGYGDPGPGYGYGYGYGAQPQYGTQPAYAPWGAPPPHGPQPPRTPQPPANSATPHTSPVPYGPGGPESRL from the coding sequence GTGCATCAGTCCCCGCCCCCGCAAGAGCCGCCCGAACCACCGGTCACGCCGCCGCACGGCGCTCCGTACGGAGCGCCGCACCAGGCTCCGCCTGGCGCACCGCACGAGGCTCCGCACGGAGCGCCGTACGAGGCACCCCAGGGCGGCCCGAACGCGGCACCGCAGGGCGGCCCGTACGAGGCGACGCACAGCGGCCCGTACGAGGCGACACACGGCACACCACAGGGCACACCGCAGGGCGCAGCACCGCACGGCACTGGCACTCCCTACGGCGCTCCTTACGGTGACCAGCACCCGTGGTTCGGCACCGGCGCCGCACCTGCGGGCTGGCCGCATCCGCCCCGCCAGGGCCTGTGGGGGCCGGGGGGCCGTCTCGCCCGCGTCTGGCACAACAAGGCGCTGCGGGCCACCGCGCTCACCGGTCTGCTCTCGCTCTCCGGCCTGATCATCCTGGCGCTGGTGCGCGAACAGACGGGCACCAAGGGCTTCCTGGTGGGGCTCGGCCTCGCCGTGCTCCCCGTGCCGCTGATCATCGCGGTCTTCCGGTGGCTGGACCGCGTCGACCCCAAGCCCTGGCGAAACCTTGTGTTCGCCTTCGCCTGGGGAGCGTGCGCCGCGACGCTGGTCGCGCTGATCGCCAACGGCTTCGCCACCGAGTGGCTCATGACCACCGTGGACTCCTCGTCCCCGACCGGCCAGGCCGACGCCGACGCCTGGGGCGCCACCTTCATCGCGCCGTTCGTGGAGGAGAGCGCCAAGGCTGCCGCCGTCCTGCTGCTCTTCCTCTTCCGCCGCCGCGACTTCAACGGGCTGGTCGACGGGGTCGTCGTCGCCGGAATCACCGCCACCGGTTTCGCCTTCACCGAGAACATCCTCTACCTCGGCTCGGCCTTCGTCAGCGACCAGACGCTCGGCTACTCCGGCATCCGGTCGACCACGGCCGCGACCTTCTTCATCCGCGCCGTCATGTCCCCCTTCGCGCACCCCCTCTTCACCGCGATGACGGGGGTGGGCTTCGGCATAGCCGCCGCGGCGGCGCGGCACCAGCGCGTCCGCCGCGTCCTCATACCGATCGCGATGCTGCTGACCGCGATGGTCCTGCACGGCGTCTGGAACGGTTCGGCGACCCTCGGCGGCTACGGCTTCCTCATCGTCTACGCCCTGTTCATGGTCCCGATGTTCGGGCTGCTGACCTGGCTGACGCTCTGGTCCCGCAGCAAGGAGCTGCGCACCATACGGGAGCAGCTCGCGACCTACCAGGCCGCCGGCTGGCTCACCCCGCCCGAGCCCCTCGCCCTGTCCTCGATGCGCGCCCGCGGTATCGCCCGCGACCTCGCCCGCCGCACCCATGGTGTGGCGGCCGCCCGCGCGGTCGGCGAGTACACCGCCTTCGCGACCTCACTCGCCTTCCTCCGCCGCCGCGCGTACCGCGGCACGGCCGGCCCGGACTTCACCACCCACGAGAAGGAGTTGCTGGACCGTCTGTGGGAGCGGCGGGAGACCGCCCAGCCCGCCCTGGCCCACGCGGCGCTGTCCGTGCCGCTCCCCCGGCCCCGCCGGGCACCCCGGCCGGCCCCGGGCACGATGCCCGCACCGTTCTGGCCCACGGGGCCGTACGGCGGCGGGTACGCATACGACCACGGAACCGGCCAGGGCTACGGCTACGGCTACGGCGACCCCGGACCCGGTTACGGGTACGGGTACGGGTACGGGGCCCAGCCGCAGTACGGGACCCAGCCCGCCTACGCCCCGTGGGGCGCCCCTCCGCCACACGGCCCGCAGCCGCCGCGGACCCCGCAGCCGCCCGCGAACTCGGCGACGCCCCACACCTCCCCCGTCCCGTACGGACCCGGCGGACCCGAAAGTCGTCTGTAA
- a CDS encoding tRNA (guanine-N(7)-)-methyltransferase has product MSENPTAPDSHVERALPAPRDRSEPMFPGGPVADPAGSHHERRIRSFRPRRGRVTPGQGEALRRLWPQWGLDIDGLSRIDLGELFATEAGPRPGLPIVLEIGFGMGEATAQMAAADPGTGILAADVHTPGQGNLLALAERNGLDTIRVANGDAIILLREMLAPASLSGLRVFFPDPWPKKRHHKRRLIQPEFIELAATRMKPGALLHCATDWEPYAEQMLEVLSASPAFDNSQPDGGYAPRPDFRPLTKFESQGLDKGHLVHDLIFRRNDT; this is encoded by the coding sequence GTGTCCGAGAACCCCACCGCCCCCGATTCCCACGTGGAGCGCGCTCTGCCCGCCCCCCGTGACCGCAGCGAGCCGATGTTCCCCGGCGGTCCCGTGGCCGATCCGGCGGGCTCACACCACGAGCGCCGCATCCGCTCCTTCCGCCCCCGCCGCGGCCGGGTGACCCCGGGCCAGGGCGAGGCACTGCGCCGCCTGTGGCCACAGTGGGGCCTGGATATCGACGGGCTGAGCCGTATCGACCTCGGTGAGCTGTTCGCCACAGAGGCAGGCCCGCGTCCCGGCCTCCCCATCGTCCTGGAGATCGGCTTCGGCATGGGCGAGGCCACCGCGCAGATGGCCGCCGCCGACCCCGGCACGGGCATCCTCGCGGCCGACGTCCACACTCCCGGCCAGGGCAATCTGCTCGCGCTCGCGGAACGGAACGGCCTGGACACCATCCGGGTCGCCAACGGCGACGCGATCATCCTGCTCCGCGAGATGCTGGCCCCCGCCTCGCTCTCCGGGCTGCGGGTCTTCTTCCCCGACCCCTGGCCCAAGAAGCGGCACCACAAGCGCCGCCTCATCCAGCCCGAGTTCATCGAGCTCGCCGCCACCCGGATGAAGCCCGGTGCGCTGCTGCACTGCGCGACCGACTGGGAGCCGTACGCGGAGCAGATGCTGGAGGTCCTCTCCGCGAGCCCCGCCTTCGACAACTCCCAGCCCGACGGCGGCTATGCCCCGCGCCCGGACTTCCGGCCGCTCACCAAGTTCGAGAGCCAGGGGCTGGACAAGGGGCACCTCGTCCATGACCTGATCTTCCGCCGCAACGACACATAG
- a CDS encoding hydroxyglutarate oxidase: MTALDCDVLVIGGGIVGMSTAYAITRAAPGTRVTVLEKEAGPARHQTGRNSGVIHSGIYYRPGSLKARFAVRGAAEMVKFCAEYGIPHEVTGKLIVATERSELPRLHGLVQRGRENGIPVRELGPAQIAEYEPWVRGLAAIHVGTTGVCDFGAVAARLARLAQDAGASVRYGAQVRTIGRRPSAVAVRTADGTVLRAGALVNCAGLHCDRVARLAGDDPGMRIVPFRGEYYELVPSRASLVNGLVYPVPDPAFPFLGVHLTRGIDGGVHIGPNAVPALAREGYAWHTVRPQELAGTLAYPGSWRIARRHWRYGAGELRRSLSKRAFTDAVRRLLPDVTADDLIAAPAGVRAQAVLPDGTLVDDFLISQSPRIVHVLNAPSPAATASLPIGREVARRVLETLRTG; encoded by the coding sequence GTGACGGCGTTGGACTGCGATGTGCTGGTGATCGGGGGCGGGATCGTCGGCATGTCGACGGCGTATGCGATCACGCGCGCCGCGCCCGGCACCCGCGTGACCGTGCTCGAGAAGGAGGCGGGCCCGGCCCGCCACCAGACCGGGCGCAACAGCGGCGTGATCCACAGCGGTATCTACTACCGCCCGGGGTCGCTCAAGGCGCGGTTCGCGGTGCGCGGCGCCGCGGAGATGGTGAAGTTCTGCGCCGAATACGGCATTCCGCACGAGGTCACCGGCAAGCTCATCGTCGCCACGGAGCGCTCCGAGCTGCCGAGGCTCCACGGCCTCGTCCAGCGCGGCAGGGAGAACGGCATTCCGGTGCGCGAGCTGGGCCCCGCCCAGATCGCGGAGTACGAACCATGGGTGCGCGGCCTCGCCGCGATCCATGTCGGCACGACGGGCGTCTGCGACTTCGGCGCGGTGGCGGCCCGGCTGGCCCGGCTCGCCCAGGACGCGGGCGCCTCGGTGCGGTACGGGGCGCAGGTGCGCACCATCGGCCGGCGCCCCTCCGCGGTCGCGGTGCGCACGGCGGACGGCACGGTGCTGCGCGCGGGGGCCCTGGTCAACTGCGCGGGGCTGCACTGCGACCGCGTCGCCCGGCTGGCGGGCGACGACCCGGGCATGCGGATCGTGCCCTTCCGCGGTGAGTACTACGAGCTGGTCCCCTCCCGCGCCTCGCTGGTGAACGGTCTGGTGTACCCGGTGCCCGACCCGGCGTTCCCGTTCCTCGGCGTCCATCTGACCCGCGGCATCGACGGCGGCGTCCACATCGGGCCCAACGCGGTGCCGGCCCTCGCCCGCGAGGGGTACGCCTGGCATACGGTGCGCCCGCAGGAGCTGGCCGGCACGCTGGCGTATCCGGGCTCCTGGCGGATCGCCCGCCGCCACTGGCGGTACGGGGCGGGTGAGCTGCGGCGCTCCCTGTCCAAGCGCGCCTTCACCGACGCCGTGCGCCGCCTGCTGCCCGATGTGACGGCCGACGACCTGATAGCGGCCCCGGCGGGCGTGCGGGCCCAGGCGGTGCTGCCGGACGGCACGCTGGTGGACGACTTCCTGATCTCTCAGTCGCCCCGGATCGTCCATGTGCTCAACGCCCCGTCGCCCGCGGCCACGGCCTCACTGCCGATCGGCCGGGAGGTCGCCCGCCGAGTGCTGGAGACCCTGCGGACGGGGTGA
- a CDS encoding MFS transporter, with protein sequence MSREPRGPNEKLGTVLALAGISNAGLARRVNDLGAQRGLTLRYDKTSVARWVSKGMVPQGTAPHLIAAAIGSKLGRPVPLHEIGLADADPAPEVGLAFPRDIGQAVRSATELYRLDLAGRRGGVGIWQSLAGSFSVSAYATPASRWLISPADSSVAREPKDAEDGTAAASTTGGAVPDALPLQRVGHSDVTKLREAAEDARRWDSKYGGGDWRSSMVPECLRVDAAPLLLGSYSDEVGRSLFGATAELTRLAGWMAFDTGQQEAAQRYYIQALRLARAAADVPLGGYVLASMSLQATYRGFADEGVDLAQAALERNRGLATARTMSFFRLVEARAQAKSGDGPACGAALKSSEGWLERSRAGDPDPSWLDFYSHERFAADAAECYRDLRLPRQVRRFTEQALARPTEEFVRSHGLRLVVSAVAELESGNLDAACAAGARAVEVANRISSARTTEYVRDLMRRLEAYRDEPRVAELREQARPLLAAPA encoded by the coding sequence ATGTCCAGGGAGCCACGCGGGCCGAACGAAAAGCTCGGCACCGTTCTCGCCCTCGCTGGGATCAGCAATGCCGGGCTCGCGCGCAGAGTCAACGACCTCGGCGCCCAGCGTGGCCTGACACTTCGCTACGACAAGACGTCCGTCGCGCGCTGGGTGTCCAAGGGCATGGTCCCCCAGGGCACCGCGCCACACCTCATTGCGGCTGCGATCGGCAGCAAACTCGGCCGCCCCGTGCCCCTGCACGAGATCGGGCTGGCCGATGCCGATCCGGCCCCCGAGGTCGGTCTCGCCTTCCCGCGCGACATCGGCCAGGCCGTCCGCTCCGCGACCGAGCTCTACCGGCTGGATCTCGCGGGTCGGCGCGGCGGGGTGGGCATCTGGCAGAGCCTGGCCGGATCTTTCTCAGTAAGCGCGTACGCCACCCCGGCCTCACGCTGGCTCATATCTCCGGCCGACAGCTCGGTGGCCCGCGAACCCAAGGACGCCGAGGACGGGACCGCCGCCGCGAGCACCACGGGCGGGGCGGTGCCGGACGCCTTACCGCTGCAGCGCGTCGGCCACAGCGACGTCACCAAGCTGCGCGAGGCCGCCGAGGACGCCCGCCGCTGGGACTCCAAGTACGGCGGCGGCGACTGGCGTTCGTCCATGGTTCCCGAGTGCCTCCGGGTGGACGCGGCACCCCTGCTGCTCGGCTCGTACAGCGACGAGGTCGGCCGCTCCCTCTTCGGCGCCACCGCCGAACTGACCAGGCTCGCCGGGTGGATGGCCTTCGACACCGGCCAACAGGAGGCCGCGCAGCGGTACTACATCCAGGCGCTGCGCCTCGCCCGCGCCGCGGCCGACGTCCCCCTGGGCGGCTATGTGCTGGCGTCGATGAGCCTGCAGGCCACCTACCGGGGCTTCGCCGACGAGGGCGTGGACCTGGCCCAGGCCGCCCTGGAGCGCAACCGCGGCCTGGCCACCGCCCGCACCATGAGCTTCTTCCGGCTCGTGGAGGCGCGCGCCCAGGCCAAGTCCGGGGACGGGCCCGCCTGCGGGGCGGCCCTGAAATCCTCCGAGGGCTGGCTGGAGCGCTCGCGGGCGGGCGACCCCGATCCGTCCTGGCTCGACTTCTACAGCCATGAGCGGTTCGCGGCCGACGCCGCCGAGTGCTATCGCGATCTCCGGCTGCCGCGCCAGGTGCGGCGCTTCACCGAGCAGGCGCTGGCCCGGCCGACGGAGGAGTTCGTACGGTCGCACGGGCTGCGGCTCGTGGTGTCCGCCGTCGCCGAGCTGGAGTCCGGCAATCTGGACGCGGCCTGCGCGGCGGGGGCCCGCGCCGTGGAGGTCGCCAACCGGATCTCGTCCGCGCGCACCACGGAGTACGTGCGCGACCTGATGCGCCGCCTCGAGGCATACCGCGACGAGCCGCGCGTCGCCGAGCTGCGCGAGCAGGCCCGGCCGCTGCTGGCGGCCCCGGCGTGA
- a CDS encoding asparagine synthase, with product MRWLVGWSSTASGPVPPEGRAIQPVGAQLLWSDPDPLWAVGDWRPDEVRVVQTDPLTRLAVFGCCGATDEELRVGLFAARGGALRHLTAWSGSYTAVAQVGRRITIVGDLAGARPVFHTDWAGGTAYATAALPLADLIEAQLDVGHLGALLACPDSPEAMGGGTPYMGVRRVPPGHALILRDGARDVTGYEPTASLAVAAPPLDQGTAVDAVQDALVEAVRARLTAPRHAPETDDLDPGPVPGMGPAERRAARGAPAPGIGADLSGGSASATLALLAAGLPGMPGTLFGHGTEAGERLLAVTFNDLATAGGARTREAELERAGAIAANPRLHHVVVAAGEEALPYAGLDTGALTDEPGPSLVIAERHRRRLAAGSADHFVGHGARQVLDAHPARLADLLLDRRRRHLLRPATALAKADGPSAQSFFVPFTVYRAARRLARTSYRDGVQEAAVRLLERRFADDQAVRDPGAVSASLAALTWCRPGPAARWLTGETLAEVSVRLEEAAMRPVLVRRPGERRADAALARYAADHRVFEQAAEIRSQRLHAPFLDNQVVRACRALPEALRVQPGARAAVLRTVLAGAGIRELPPGWGATSHAAHTAAVRTGMRTWTGELMTLFDAPLLADAGLIEARVIRKALRAAAQGERLPLDGLAELVSTEVWLRRLLARRGTCWTGTAAPRQRAVAGGVVPRPSL from the coding sequence ATGCGGTGGTTGGTGGGGTGGAGCAGTACCGCATCCGGCCCGGTCCCCCCGGAGGGCCGTGCGATCCAACCGGTCGGCGCCCAACTCCTGTGGTCCGACCCCGATCCACTGTGGGCGGTCGGCGACTGGCGGCCCGATGAGGTGCGCGTCGTCCAGACCGATCCCCTCACCCGCCTCGCCGTCTTCGGCTGCTGCGGCGCCACCGATGAGGAGCTGCGGGTGGGGCTGTTCGCCGCCCGCGGCGGCGCCCTGCGCCATCTGACCGCCTGGTCCGGCAGCTACACCGCCGTCGCCCAGGTCGGCCGCCGCATCACCATCGTCGGCGACCTCGCGGGCGCCCGGCCCGTCTTCCACACCGACTGGGCCGGCGGCACCGCCTACGCCACGGCCGCGCTCCCGCTCGCCGACCTCATCGAGGCGCAGCTCGACGTCGGCCACCTCGGCGCGCTGCTCGCCTGCCCCGACTCCCCGGAGGCCATGGGCGGCGGCACGCCCTATATGGGGGTCAGACGCGTGCCCCCGGGCCATGCGCTGATCCTGCGCGACGGCGCCCGCGACGTCACCGGCTACGAGCCCACCGCGTCCCTCGCCGTCGCCGCGCCCCCACTTGACCAGGGCACGGCCGTGGACGCGGTCCAGGACGCCCTCGTGGAGGCCGTACGGGCCCGGCTCACCGCCCCGCGCCACGCCCCCGAGACCGATGACCTCGACCCCGGCCCGGTGCCCGGCATGGGGCCCGCCGAGCGGCGGGCGGCCCGCGGCGCCCCGGCCCCCGGCATCGGCGCCGATCTGTCCGGAGGCAGCGCCTCCGCCACCCTCGCCCTGCTCGCCGCCGGTCTCCCCGGAATGCCCGGCACTCTCTTCGGGCATGGCACCGAGGCGGGCGAGCGGCTCCTGGCCGTCACCTTCAACGACCTCGCCACGGCGGGCGGCGCCCGCACCCGCGAGGCCGAGCTCGAACGGGCCGGCGCCATCGCCGCCAATCCGCGGCTGCACCATGTGGTCGTCGCCGCGGGCGAGGAAGCCCTGCCGTACGCGGGCCTCGACACCGGCGCCCTTACCGACGAGCCCGGCCCCTCCCTCGTCATCGCCGAGCGCCACCGGCGCCGGCTCGCCGCGGGCAGCGCGGACCACTTCGTCGGGCACGGCGCCCGCCAAGTGCTCGACGCCCACCCCGCGCGCCTCGCCGACCTGCTGCTCGACCGGCGCAGACGCCATCTGCTGCGCCCCGCCACCGCGCTCGCGAAGGCCGACGGCCCCTCCGCGCAGTCCTTCTTCGTGCCCTTCACGGTCTACCGGGCCGCACGGCGGCTGGCCCGCACCTCCTACCGCGACGGCGTCCAAGAGGCCGCGGTGCGCCTCCTGGAGCGCCGCTTCGCCGACGACCAGGCGGTACGCGACCCCGGCGCCGTATCGGCCTCCCTCGCCGCCCTGACGTGGTGCCGCCCGGGGCCCGCCGCCCGCTGGCTCACCGGGGAGACGCTCGCCGAGGTGTCCGTCCGGCTGGAGGAGGCGGCCATGCGCCCCGTGCTGGTGCGCCGCCCCGGGGAGCGCCGCGCCGACGCCGCCCTCGCCCGCTACGCCGCGGACCACCGCGTCTTCGAGCAGGCCGCCGAGATCCGCAGCCAGCGCCTGCACGCGCCCTTCCTCGACAACCAGGTCGTACGGGCCTGCCGCGCGCTCCCCGAAGCGCTTCGGGTGCAACCGGGGGCGCGCGCCGCGGTGCTGCGGACGGTCCTCGCCGGAGCGGGCATCCGGGAGCTTCCTCCCGGTTGGGGAGCCACCTCCCACGCCGCCCACACCGCCGCCGTACGGACCGGCATGCGCACCTGGACGGGGGAGTTGATGACCCTCTTCGACGCGCCGCTGCTGGCGGACGCGGGCCTGATCGAGGCCCGTGTCATCCGTAAGGCTCTGCGCGCCGCCGCACAGGGGGAGCGGCTGCCCCTGGACGGCCTGGCCGAACTCGTCTCCACCGAAGTCTGGCTGCGGCGCCTGCTGGCCCGCCGGGGCACCTGCTGGACGGGTACGGCGGCGCCACGGCAGCGGGCCGTGGCAGGCGGAGTGGTGCCGCGCCCGAGCCTGTGA